A stretch of the Nitratifractor salsuginis DSM 16511 genome encodes the following:
- the argJ gene encoding bifunctional glutamate N-acetyltransferase/amino-acid acetyltransferase ArgJ codes for MFTLYSLKNGLANVQGFYCDGINCGLRPDPSQGDLAFIRSDRLCDIAATYTTNRFQAAPIRHALRHYGKRFQGNFILANAKNANAMTGEAGIADIETILAALPAEAEAQNPVMSSTGVIGYRLPVDKIVKGLDKLDWHAKNSDATARAIMTTDSFKKELCFEVELENDQSFRIAAIAKGAGMINPAMATMLCFIATDAAVPADEMEELLEEAVSLSFNRISVDGDTSTNDTVYLMANGASGAYDREAFAEALRKITFELAMLILKDGEGANKVVAFEVTGAANDEEAAIAATNLSNSLLVKTALFGEDPNWGRIASTIGASGIACDEEKLSIYYDDLLIYNKDNRELDPEREEKAYKIMKKDSFRIRCDLGMGTGSFTSYGCDLSYEYVKINAEYRT; via the coding sequence ATGTTTACCCTCTACTCACTCAAAAACGGCCTCGCCAATGTCCAGGGATTCTACTGCGACGGGATCAACTGCGGCCTGCGGCCCGATCCCTCTCAGGGAGATTTGGCTTTTATCCGCAGCGACCGGCTCTGCGACATTGCCGCCACCTACACCACCAACCGCTTCCAGGCGGCCCCCATCCGCCACGCCCTGAGACACTACGGCAAGCGTTTCCAGGGCAATTTCATCCTCGCCAATGCCAAGAACGCCAACGCAATGACCGGCGAAGCGGGCATTGCCGACATCGAAACGATCCTCGCTGCCCTGCCGGCGGAGGCCGAAGCCCAAAACCCGGTGATGAGCTCCACGGGGGTCATCGGCTACCGCCTCCCGGTTGACAAAATTGTCAAGGGACTCGACAAGCTCGATTGGCACGCCAAAAACTCCGATGCCACGGCCCGGGCCATTATGACCACCGACAGTTTCAAAAAGGAGCTCTGCTTCGAAGTGGAACTGGAGAACGACCAGAGCTTTCGCATCGCCGCTATCGCCAAAGGCGCAGGGATGATCAACCCGGCGATGGCCACGATGCTCTGCTTCATCGCCACCGATGCCGCCGTGCCGGCCGATGAGATGGAGGAGCTCCTCGAAGAGGCGGTGAGCCTCTCGTTTAACCGGATCAGCGTCGACGGCGACACTTCCACCAACGACACTGTCTACTTGATGGCCAACGGAGCCAGCGGAGCCTACGACCGGGAAGCCTTCGCCGAAGCTCTGCGCAAGATCACCTTCGAACTGGCGATGCTGATCCTCAAAGACGGAGAAGGAGCCAACAAAGTAGTCGCTTTCGAAGTCACCGGGGCCGCCAACGACGAGGAAGCCGCCATCGCCGCCACCAATCTGAGCAACTCCCTGCTGGTCAAAACCGCCCTCTTCGGCGAAGACCCAAACTGGGGCCGCATCGCCTCCACCATCGGCGCCAGCGGCATCGCCTGTGACGAAGAGAAACTGAGCATTTACTATGACGACCTGCTCATCTACAACAAGGACAACAGAGAACTCGACCCCGAGCGGGAGGAGAAGGCTTACAAAATTATGAAAAAAGACTCCTTCCGCATCCGCTGCGATTTGGGAATGGGCACGGGCAGCTTCACCTCCTACGGCTGCGACCTGAGCTACGAGTATGTGAAGATCAATGCGGAGTATAGAACGTAA
- a CDS encoding ribonuclease HII, translating into MRNLFTDGEEEAFTLCGIDEAGRGPLAGPLVVAGVILLRRINGLQDSKRLSAQEREKLYGRIVERSRYHLVIIEASRIDDWGISRCLRKALEEIVEVLGGEGVHFLFDGNSRYGVPGIATMVKADGKVKEVSAASILAKVTRDRIMEALAREYPEYGFEEHKGYGTARHLEAIERFGCCPIHRRSFQVKKFSKTPTLF; encoded by the coding sequence GTGCGAAATCTTTTCACGGACGGGGAGGAAGAGGCCTTTACCCTTTGCGGGATCGACGAAGCGGGCAGGGGCCCTCTGGCGGGTCCTCTGGTAGTAGCGGGGGTGATCCTGCTGCGCCGGATCAACGGATTGCAAGATTCCAAAAGGCTCAGTGCCCAGGAGCGGGAAAAGCTCTACGGGCGGATCGTGGAGCGCAGCCGTTATCACCTGGTCATCATCGAAGCATCGCGGATCGATGACTGGGGAATCTCCCGGTGTCTGCGAAAGGCGTTGGAGGAGATCGTGGAAGTCCTGGGAGGAGAGGGGGTGCATTTCCTCTTCGATGGAAACAGCCGCTACGGGGTGCCGGGGATCGCGACGATGGTCAAAGCCGACGGCAAGGTCAAAGAGGTCAGCGCCGCCAGCATCCTGGCCAAGGTGACCCGGGATCGGATCATGGAGGCGCTGGCCCGTGAATATCCCGAGTACGGCTTCGAAGAGCATAAAGGCTACGGCACCGCCCGGCATCTCGAAGCGATCGAGCGTTTCGGGTGTTGCCCGATCCATCGCCGGAGCTTTCAGGTCAAAAAATTCTCCAAAACTCCGACACTCTTCTAA
- a CDS encoding ABC transporter permease — protein MDFRKKTIVAALFVLLLYGGLILSLGYFLSPKSLLETLRSERTLFSIRISLEAATLATLLAMSLAIPAGYALSRYRFRGRELIDTLLEFPMIVSPAALGAMLLIFFNNPAGEWIQEHLITFVFAFAGIVLAQFVTILGVSVRLVKSAFDEVPEELESTARTLGAAPGYVLRSVTLPLARRGLVAATILSWAKALGEFGATITVAGTMAMRTETLPIAIYLRLENADIRGTAVLILILVAIGLSALFLTRRLLSRSGL, from the coding sequence ATGGATTTCCGAAAAAAGACGATCGTCGCCGCCCTCTTCGTCCTCCTGCTCTATGGAGGCTTGATCCTCAGTCTGGGGTATTTCCTCTCGCCAAAGAGCCTGCTCGAAACTTTGCGCTCCGAGCGTACCCTCTTTTCGATCCGTATCAGCCTGGAGGCGGCGACGCTGGCGACGCTGCTGGCGATGAGCCTGGCGATCCCCGCCGGCTATGCCCTCTCCCGCTATCGTTTCCGGGGGCGGGAGCTTATCGATACACTACTGGAGTTTCCGATGATCGTCTCTCCCGCCGCCCTGGGAGCGATGCTGCTGATCTTCTTCAACAACCCCGCCGGCGAATGGATCCAGGAGCACCTCATCACCTTCGTCTTCGCCTTCGCCGGAATCGTCTTGGCACAGTTCGTCACCATTTTGGGCGTCAGCGTCCGCCTGGTCAAGAGCGCCTTTGACGAAGTGCCGGAGGAGCTGGAGTCCACCGCACGCACATTGGGGGCCGCGCCGGGCTATGTGCTGCGCAGCGTCACCCTCCCGCTGGCAAGACGGGGGCTGGTGGCCGCCACGATCCTGAGCTGGGCCAAGGCCCTGGGGGAGTTTGGCGCCACCATCACCGTAGCCGGCACGATGGCCATGCGCACCGAGACCCTCCCCATCGCCATCTATTTGCGTCTCGAGAACGCCGATATCCGGGGAACCGCAGTACTGATCCTGATCCTGGTCGCTATCGGGCTGAGCGCCCTCTTCCTAACCCGGCGGCTGCTGAGCAGGAGCGGATTGTGA
- a CDS encoding YbaB/EbfC family nucleoid-associated protein, which yields MFEGLDLSNMGKMMEQLQEKAKELQEKSKETILTAKGGGGMVQVSANGAGEIVDITIDDSLLEDKESLQILLISTINDVLKMVEDNKKSQAMGMFGGLNPFGGGA from the coding sequence ATGTTTGAAGGTTTGGATCTGAGCAATATGGGCAAAATGATGGAGCAGCTCCAGGAGAAGGCCAAAGAGCTGCAGGAGAAATCCAAAGAGACCATCCTCACCGCCAAAGGGGGCGGCGGAATGGTGCAGGTCAGCGCCAATGGAGCGGGAGAGATCGTGGATATCACCATCGATGATTCCCTGCTCGAGGACAAAGAGTCCCTGCAGATCCTCCTGATCAGCACCATCAACGATGTGCTCAAGATGGTTGAGGACAATAAAAAATCCCAGGCGATGGGGATGTTCGGCGGGCTCAACCCCTTCGGCGGCGGCGCATGA
- a CDS encoding four helix bundle protein produces MRNEEPKKNDPLSEKSFLFSLRIIKLNRFLQDKHRDYVLSKQILRSGTAIGALIAEGKYAQSKADFLNKLTIALKEASETEYWIRILHASQYIDDTMYQSIYKDLDEILRLLISSTKTVKGSQK; encoded by the coding sequence ATGAGGAATGAGGAACCGAAAAAGAACGATCCTCTTTCTGAAAAGAGCTTCCTCTTCTCTCTTCGTATTATCAAACTCAACCGTTTCTTACAGGATAAACATCGGGATTATGTCCTCTCAAAGCAGATTTTAAGAAGCGGAACTGCAATTGGTGCTTTGATTGCCGAAGGCAAATATGCCCAATCAAAAGCGGATTTTCTCAACAAACTCACTATCGCTTTAAAAGAAGCAAGCGAAACCGAATACTGGATTCGCATTCTGCACGCATCGCAATATATTGATGATACGATGTACCAAAGCATTTACAAAGATCTCGATGAAATCCTTCGCCTCCTGATATCCAGCACCAAAACGGTCAAAGGCTCTCAAAAATGA
- a CDS encoding YihY family inner membrane protein has translation MKKTSIIEEYYLFIKGFFKELFDERLGFYAASMSWSTLFFIIPFMVILLVLFTHMPIFDTAYGRLHELIAENLVSSDSKTIMRYIDQFVANADRLGYIGIGYVIIAAILFFKDYDFIVNDIFETPQRSALKAFRTYFFLLLFLPIMLGSSFWLSRTIKGYLEAVGWAGTLHVYYIFPYLIIWLLFYVAYQFSPRIHISPRAALASSFISSLIWYLAKSGFLFYILYNKTYTSIYGGLSTLLFFFLWIYISWAIFLYGLRFCYILDKEEKE, from the coding sequence ATGAAAAAAACATCCATTATAGAAGAGTACTATCTCTTCATCAAAGGCTTCTTTAAAGAGCTCTTCGACGAGCGTCTGGGCTTCTATGCGGCCAGTATGAGCTGGAGCACCCTCTTTTTCATCATCCCCTTTATGGTGATCCTCCTGGTGCTCTTTACCCATATGCCCATCTTCGACACCGCCTATGGCCGGCTCCACGAGCTGATCGCCGAGAATCTGGTCTCCTCCGACTCCAAAACCATTATGCGCTACATCGACCAGTTCGTCGCCAATGCCGACCGACTGGGCTATATCGGCATCGGCTATGTGATCATCGCGGCGATCCTCTTTTTCAAAGATTACGACTTCATCGTCAACGACATTTTCGAAACCCCTCAGCGCAGCGCCCTCAAAGCCTTTCGGACCTACTTTTTCCTGCTCCTTTTTCTGCCGATCATGTTGGGCAGCTCCTTCTGGCTCTCCCGGACCATCAAAGGCTACCTGGAAGCGGTCGGATGGGCAGGGACCCTCCACGTCTATTACATCTTTCCCTACCTCATCATCTGGCTGCTTTTCTACGTCGCCTATCAATTTTCGCCCCGGATCCACATCTCCCCCAGGGCGGCACTGGCGAGCTCTTTTATCTCTTCGCTCATCTGGTATCTCGCCAAGAGCGGCTTTCTTTTCTACATCCTCTACAACAAGACCTACACTAGTATCTACGGAGGACTCAGCACCCTGCTCTTCTTCTTTCTCTGGATCTACATCTCCTGGGCCATCTTTCTCTACGGCCTGCGCTTCTGCTATATTCTGGACAAAGAGGAAAAAGAGTAA
- a CDS encoding ABC transporter ATP-binding protein, which produces MIRLEGVEGQAGSFHLGPIDLSLPAGAAHALLGPSGAGKSTLLRMILGLETPQKGRILFKGEEISHRAVEERGFGYLPQHLALFPHLSVEENLRYGLKARKRSGAGYETHLKHLIDATGIAPLLDRRPETLSGGERQRVALVRALAPKPELLLLDEPFSALDPALRRELWHLTRSLQEIDGTAMLIITHDMQEAFALADRLHLIIDGTIRQEGTPTQLWEHPHDAQTARYLGVRNFLKIESWEPEDRIVRVAGLSHPLYFHETPPTQEPSLCAIRPESIEITENEEGSDIFTLPAEAFSEPGGTLWRARLGNGEILEVRESRMRTPGEKRELHLRLPPEKLLLYP; this is translated from the coding sequence GTGATCCGCCTGGAGGGCGTGGAGGGCCAAGCCGGATCCTTCCATCTGGGGCCCATTGATCTGAGCCTTCCCGCGGGAGCGGCCCACGCCCTGCTGGGCCCCTCCGGAGCGGGGAAGAGCACCCTGCTTCGGATGATCCTCGGATTGGAGACACCCCAAAAAGGGCGCATTCTCTTCAAGGGAGAGGAGATTTCCCACCGTGCCGTCGAGGAGCGGGGCTTTGGCTACCTGCCCCAGCATCTGGCCCTCTTCCCCCACTTGAGTGTCGAAGAGAACTTGCGCTACGGGCTCAAAGCCCGCAAACGCTCCGGGGCCGGATATGAAACGCACCTGAAACACCTCATCGATGCCACCGGCATCGCTCCGCTGCTCGATCGCCGCCCCGAAACCCTCAGCGGCGGAGAGCGTCAGCGGGTCGCCCTGGTGCGGGCCCTGGCCCCCAAACCAGAGCTGCTGCTTCTGGATGAACCCTTCAGCGCCCTCGACCCCGCTCTGCGTCGGGAGCTTTGGCACCTGACTCGATCCCTCCAGGAGATCGACGGGACCGCCATGCTCATCATCACCCACGATATGCAGGAGGCTTTCGCCCTGGCCGATCGGCTCCACCTCATCATCGACGGGACCATTCGCCAGGAGGGGACACCCACCCAGCTTTGGGAACATCCCCACGATGCCCAGACCGCCCGCTATCTCGGGGTGCGGAATTTCTTGAAGATCGAATCCTGGGAGCCGGAAGATCGAATTGTCCGGGTAGCCGGCCTCTCCCACCCTCTATATTTCCACGAAACACCGCCAACTCAAGAACCCAGCCTCTGCGCCATCCGACCCGAATCGATCGAGATTACGGAGAATGAAGAGGGAAGCGATATCTTCACCCTCCCGGCGGAAGCCTTTTCCGAACCGGGAGGAACCCTCTGGAGAGCCCGATTGGGCAATGGAGAAATCCTGGAAGTGCGCGAGAGCCGTATGCGGACCCCGGGGGAGAAGAGAGAGCTGCATCTCCGCCTCCCTCCCGAAAAACTGCTTCTCTATCCTTAG
- the rpmB gene encoding 50S ribosomal protein L28: MARRCQITGKGPLVGYNVSHAHNKTKKRQLPNLRTVRITLEDGTRKKIKVAASTLRTMRKKAAQAQADIA; this comes from the coding sequence ATGGCAAGAAGATGTCAGATTACCGGTAAAGGCCCCCTGGTCGGATACAACGTATCCCACGCCCATAACAAAACCAAGAAGCGTCAGCTTCCCAACCTGCGCACCGTGCGCATCACTCTCGAAGACGGTACCCGCAAGAAGATCAAGGTCGCCGCTTCCACCCTGCGCACTATGCGCAAAAAAGCCGCTCAGGCTCAAGCGGACATCGCCTAA
- the modA gene encoding molybdate ABC transporter substrate-binding protein, giving the protein MKHLVKFILFSLLLLSPIWGASPRLLVFAGSASKPPTQEAAKAFTAKTGIPVDLVFGGSGYVLSQMKLSRQGDLYFPGSSDYMEIAKRQKLVDPSTEKIVVYLVPAINVQKGNPKNIHSLKDLTRPGLRVAIANPDGVCVGAYAVEILEKNFTPEQKKAFRKNLVNYTASCSKTANAISLHQADAVIGWRVFGHWNPDRIETIPLKSDQLVRIGYIPIAISRFSKHPELAKKFIDFLLSPQGQKIFAKYHYFASPEEAFRWIGAKKPVGGEYKVPKGWIAK; this is encoded by the coding sequence ATGAAACATCTTGTCAAATTTATCCTGTTTTCGTTGCTCCTTCTTTCCCCTATCTGGGGAGCCTCCCCCCGTCTCCTAGTCTTCGCCGGCAGCGCTTCCAAGCCCCCGACCCAGGAGGCCGCCAAAGCCTTCACCGCCAAAACCGGCATCCCGGTGGACCTGGTCTTCGGCGGCTCGGGCTATGTGCTCAGCCAAATGAAGCTGAGCCGCCAAGGGGATCTCTACTTCCCCGGATCTTCGGACTATATGGAGATCGCCAAACGCCAGAAGCTCGTCGACCCCTCCACCGAAAAGATCGTGGTCTATCTCGTCCCCGCCATCAACGTGCAAAAGGGGAACCCAAAAAATATCCATTCTCTGAAGGATCTGACCCGTCCCGGGCTTCGGGTCGCTATCGCCAATCCCGACGGTGTCTGTGTGGGTGCCTATGCCGTGGAGATTCTGGAAAAGAACTTCACCCCCGAACAGAAAAAGGCCTTCCGCAAAAACCTGGTCAACTACACCGCCTCCTGCTCCAAAACCGCCAACGCCATCAGCCTCCACCAGGCCGACGCGGTGATCGGCTGGCGGGTCTTCGGCCACTGGAACCCCGACCGGATCGAAACGATCCCCCTCAAAAGCGATCAGCTCGTGCGCATCGGCTACATCCCCATCGCCATCTCCCGCTTCAGCAAACACCCCGAATTGGCCAAAAAATTCATCGATTTCCTCCTCTCTCCCCAGGGGCAGAAGATCTTCGCCAAATACCACTATTTCGCCTCACCCGAAGAGGCCTTCCGATGGATCGGAGCGAAGAAACCCGTCGGGGGAGAGTATAAGGTGCCCAAAGGGTGGATAGCCAAATAA
- the topA gene encoding type I DNA topoisomerase, with protein sequence MKNLIIVESPAKARTISNFLGKDYKVVASKGHIRDLPKSSFGITVEEGKFIPKYTVPREASPTVKELKKLAKEAETVYIATDEDREGEAIGYHIAKAIGKDPEELPRIVFHEITKSAIQHALENPRRIDMQSVDAQQTRRLLDRIVGYKLSPLLANKIQKGLSAGRVQSAALKIVVDREREIKAFKPEEYWSIKGIFDKTVDADIYSFEGKKIEKMTLKNGEEANKIVESAKEESFKVASIETARRKSKTPPPFMTSTLQQAASTQLGFSPKKTMMVAQKLYEGVKTHKGTMGVITYMRTDSLNLAKEAVAEAREFIEKNFGEKYLPAKPKFYASKAKGAQEAHEAIRPTMTEFTPKLAAKYLAPDELKLYRLIYNRFLACQMTEAEFETQTILFAGEKSVFKATGRKLIFDGFYRITGYNEKDRLLPELKEEQPVELTEIKAEQHFTEPPARYNEASLIKKLESLGIGRPSTYAPTITILQNRKYIEIEKKRIHPTEIAFTVIEMLEKHFPEIVDSNFTARMEETLDKIAEGKEDWQKVLWEFYQPFIEKIAEGKKNIPSQKMAEPIGEKCPECGAELLKRKGRYGEFIACSNFPKCRYSRNIDGTEPEKPEETDEICDKCGAPMVIKNSRRGKFLACSAYPKCKNAKPLTPPKELAVPCPECGGKLIERQGRRGTFYGCANYPKCKFIANFEPVDKKCPECGYLMGVKHLKSGDVYVCFKCKHKVSAEAET encoded by the coding sequence ATGAAAAATCTCATTATCGTCGAATCACCGGCCAAGGCACGGACCATCAGCAACTTCCTGGGCAAGGATTACAAAGTCGTCGCCTCCAAAGGACACATCCGGGATCTGCCCAAAAGCAGCTTCGGCATTACCGTCGAGGAGGGGAAATTCATCCCCAAATACACCGTCCCCAGAGAGGCTTCCCCCACGGTCAAAGAGCTCAAAAAGCTGGCCAAAGAGGCAGAGACCGTCTACATCGCGACCGATGAGGACCGCGAGGGAGAAGCGATCGGCTACCACATCGCCAAGGCCATCGGCAAGGACCCCGAAGAGCTGCCGAGGATTGTCTTCCACGAGATCACCAAGAGCGCCATCCAACACGCCCTGGAGAATCCCAGACGGATCGATATGCAGAGCGTCGATGCCCAGCAGACCCGGCGCCTGCTCGACCGGATCGTAGGCTACAAGCTCTCCCCCCTGCTGGCGAACAAGATCCAAAAGGGCCTCTCCGCCGGCCGGGTCCAGAGCGCGGCGCTCAAGATCGTCGTCGACCGGGAGCGGGAGATCAAAGCCTTCAAACCCGAAGAGTATTGGAGTATCAAGGGAATCTTCGACAAGACGGTCGATGCCGATATCTACAGCTTCGAGGGCAAAAAGATCGAGAAAATGACCCTCAAAAACGGCGAAGAGGCGAACAAGATCGTCGAATCGGCCAAGGAAGAATCCTTCAAGGTCGCCTCCATCGAAACCGCCCGGCGCAAGAGCAAAACCCCGCCCCCCTTTATGACTTCGACCCTCCAGCAGGCCGCTTCGACCCAGCTGGGTTTCTCCCCCAAAAAGACGATGATGGTCGCCCAGAAACTCTACGAAGGGGTCAAGACCCACAAAGGGACGATGGGGGTCATCACCTATATGCGGACCGACAGCCTCAACCTTGCCAAAGAGGCAGTGGCTGAAGCACGGGAATTCATCGAGAAGAACTTCGGAGAGAAGTATCTCCCCGCCAAACCCAAATTCTACGCCTCCAAAGCCAAGGGAGCCCAGGAAGCCCACGAGGCGATCCGCCCCACGATGACCGAATTCACCCCCAAGCTGGCCGCCAAGTACCTGGCTCCCGACGAGCTCAAACTCTACCGCCTCATCTACAACCGCTTCCTGGCGTGCCAAATGACCGAAGCGGAGTTTGAAACCCAGACCATCCTCTTTGCCGGAGAGAAATCGGTCTTCAAAGCCACCGGCCGCAAACTGATCTTCGACGGCTTTTACCGCATCACCGGCTACAATGAAAAAGATCGGCTCCTGCCTGAGCTCAAAGAGGAGCAGCCGGTCGAACTCACCGAGATCAAAGCCGAACAACACTTCACCGAGCCCCCCGCCCGCTACAACGAAGCGAGCCTCATCAAAAAGCTCGAATCTCTGGGTATCGGGCGCCCCAGCACCTATGCCCCCACCATCACGATCCTGCAGAACCGCAAATACATCGAGATCGAAAAGAAGCGGATCCACCCCACCGAGATCGCCTTCACCGTCATCGAAATGCTAGAAAAGCACTTCCCCGAGATCGTCGACAGCAACTTCACCGCCCGGATGGAAGAGACCCTCGACAAGATCGCCGAAGGCAAAGAGGATTGGCAAAAGGTACTCTGGGAATTTTATCAACCCTTCATCGAGAAGATTGCCGAAGGCAAAAAGAACATCCCCTCCCAAAAAATGGCCGAACCCATCGGCGAAAAATGCCCCGAGTGCGGTGCAGAACTGCTCAAACGCAAGGGGCGCTACGGGGAGTTCATCGCCTGCTCCAACTTCCCCAAATGCCGCTACAGCCGCAACATCGACGGCACCGAACCCGAAAAGCCGGAGGAGACCGACGAGATCTGCGACAAATGCGGCGCACCGATGGTGATCAAAAACTCCCGCCGGGGCAAATTCCTCGCCTGCAGCGCCTACCCCAAGTGCAAAAACGCCAAACCCCTCACCCCGCCCAAAGAGCTCGCCGTCCCCTGCCCCGAGTGCGGCGGCAAACTCATCGAACGCCAGGGCCGCCGCGGCACCTTCTACGGCTGCGCCAACTACCCCAAATGCAAATTCATCGCCAATTTCGAACCGGTGGACAAAAAATGCCCCGAATGCGGCTACCTGATGGGGGTCAAACACCTCAAAAGCGGCGATGTCTATGTCTGCTTCAAGTGCAAACACAAAGTTTCGGCGGAAGCCGAAACTTAA
- a CDS encoding hemerythrin domain-containing protein: MQISNYMTHEHRACDTIFAEAEKAVAAGDWAEAEQKLLQFANETLTHFKKEEEELFPAFEAKTGSTEGPTQVMRFEHEQVRGLLGKMGEAVEKQERDTYLSLAESMMILLQQHNMKEEQMLYAMCDRVLPPEDKGQIIEAMEKVEL, translated from the coding sequence ATGCAGATTTCCAACTATATGACCCATGAACATCGTGCCTGTGACACGATCTTCGCCGAAGCGGAAAAAGCCGTCGCGGCCGGAGACTGGGCCGAAGCGGAACAAAAACTCCTGCAGTTCGCCAACGAAACCCTCACCCACTTCAAAAAAGAGGAAGAGGAACTCTTCCCCGCCTTCGAAGCCAAAACCGGTTCGACCGAGGGCCCCACACAGGTCATGCGATTCGAACACGAGCAGGTACGCGGCCTGCTGGGCAAAATGGGCGAAGCGGTCGAAAAGCAGGAGCGTGACACTTATCTCTCTCTGGCGGAGTCGATGATGATCCTGCTCCAGCAGCACAATATGAAAGAGGAGCAGATGCTCTACGCCATGTGCGACCGGGTACTGCCGCCCGAAGACAAAGGGCAAATCATCGAGGCGATGGAGAA
- the panD gene encoding aspartate 1-decarboxylase, whose protein sequence is MQITMLHSKIHRATVTDANLNYVGSITIDRKLLEAAGMRVGQKVDIVNVNNGERFSTYIIPGEAGKREICLNGAAARKVHQGDKIIIIAYAQMNEEEADRFQPKIVILNDDNTIAQAFEGLE, encoded by the coding sequence ATGCAGATTACGATGCTGCACAGCAAGATCCATCGTGCGACCGTCACCGACGCTAACCTCAACTATGTGGGGTCCATCACCATCGACCGCAAGCTTCTGGAGGCTGCCGGGATGCGGGTGGGACAGAAGGTGGACATCGTCAATGTCAACAACGGTGAGCGCTTCTCTACCTACATCATCCCGGGAGAAGCGGGCAAGCGGGAGATCTGCCTCAACGGTGCTGCTGCCCGGAAGGTCCATCAGGGTGACAAGATCATCATCATCGCCTATGCCCAGATGAATGAGGAGGAGGCCGATCGCTTCCAACCCAAAATCGTGATTCTCAACGACGACAATACGATCGCCCAGGCTTTCGAGGGTCTGGAGTAG
- a CDS encoding ankyrin repeat domain-containing protein, with protein MSPSGKTRQLLEAIERDNLVEIRKLLASGEIDLNGEVTIGEEYGLDDPDEIPLLFYVIMRGISPEALDLLLDAGLDLNFTNREGLGAIDIAIKYRRHDIVRRCKEAGISLSESRRKSGMTPLMLAAAFNDVEMVRYLMEEGAEINAVDKYGMTALDYARKMGQGKVKEFLESVGAVHQLYDD; from the coding sequence ATGAGCCCCTCGGGAAAGACCCGGCAGCTTCTCGAGGCGATCGAACGGGATAATCTGGTCGAGATCCGCAAGCTCCTGGCAAGCGGTGAGATCGATCTGAACGGCGAAGTGACGATCGGAGAAGAGTACGGTCTGGATGATCCCGATGAGATCCCTCTGCTTTTTTATGTCATTATGCGCGGGATCAGCCCCGAGGCGCTGGATTTGCTCCTCGATGCCGGATTGGATCTTAACTTCACCAACCGGGAGGGGCTGGGGGCCATCGACATCGCCATCAAATACCGGCGTCACGATATCGTGCGGCGCTGCAAAGAGGCGGGTATCAGTCTCAGTGAGAGCCGGAGAAAAAGCGGGATGACCCCTTTGATGCTGGCGGCGGCTTTTAATGATGTGGAGATGGTCCGATACCTGATGGAAGAGGGGGCGGAGATCAACGCGGTGGACAAATACGGTATGACCGCCCTCGACTATGCGAGAAAGATGGGTCAGGGGAAGGTCAAAGAGTTTTTGGAGAGTGTCGGAGCGGTTCATCAGCTTTATGACGATTGA
- a CDS encoding (2Fe-2S) ferredoxin domain-containing protein produces MTTPGMPQPAYYIFKCQQSAPPGMPKPSCVRQDDPESQQLFQYLAQQLMMKGIIGTVQPVQTGCLGRCQQGPVMLVEPGHTMYVNLNKEKIDRIIEEHILGGKVVEEYVIPEEFWGEPVAPAEMVR; encoded by the coding sequence ATGACCACACCCGGTATGCCTCAACCCGCCTACTACATCTTCAAGTGCCAGCAGAGTGCCCCTCCGGGGATGCCCAAGCCCAGCTGCGTGCGCCAGGATGACCCCGAGAGCCAGCAGCTCTTCCAATACCTTGCCCAGCAGCTGATGATGAAAGGGATCATCGGGACGGTCCAGCCGGTGCAGACCGGATGCCTCGGCCGATGCCAGCAGGGCCCGGTGATGCTGGTCGAACCCGGCCATACGATGTATGTCAACCTCAACAAAGAGAAGATCGACCGGATCATCGAAGAGCATATCCTCGGCGGCAAAGTGGTCGAAGAGTATGTGATCCCCGAAGAGTTCTGGGGAGAGCCGGTCGCTCCGGCCGAGATGGTGCGCTAA